The stretch of DNA CGATCCCGGCCAGCGCGCTGGTGCAGCCGAGGAAGCCGTAGATCAGCCCGGCCGCGCCCGGGTGGCCGAGGGCGGCGGTGGTCGCCGTGACGCCGACCTGGACGGAGCCGAAGCAGACGCCGAGCAGTGCGGTGCCGGCCAGCAGCAGTGCGTACGGGCTGCTCAACAGCGGCTCGGTGGAGCGTGGTTGAGTCGACTCCCGGGCCGGCGGTGCGGTCGGGTGCAGGGCGAACAGGGCGCCGCAGACCCCGACCAGCGCGGCGGCCGGCAGCAGTGCGACGGCCGGGCCGAGCAGGGCGACCAGCAGGCCGACCACGGCGGGGCCGGCGGTGAAGCTGAGTTCGTCGAGCAGGCCGTCCAGGGCGAGGGCGGCCGAGGTGGCCGGGCCGTCCCCGGCGGCCAGGCGGACCCAGCGGCTGCGCGCCAGCGGGCCGATCGCCGGCACCGAGGCGCCGATCAGCGCGGCCGGCCAGCTGGACGGGCAGGGGAAGGCCGGCCTGTGAGGCGGCGATCAGGGCCAGGATGGCCAGCGCGTTCACGGCCGCCGCGACCAGACCGATCCGGCGCTGCCCGCGCCGGTCCGCGAGCCGCCCGACCACCGGTCCGCCGGCCGCCTGGGCCAGCGCGAGCGCGCCGGTGGCGGCCGAACCCTGCCAGACGCTACCGGAGTTGTGGGTGACCAGCAGCAGACTGCCGATCGGGCACATCGCATTGGGCAGCCGCCCCAGCAGCGACCAGAGCAGCACGGGCCCGCCGGTCACCCCCACGGCGGTACGGAATGTCGACACCACAGCCATCAGCCAAGCCCCCGGAACGGACCGGCCTCGGGGCGCCCGCCTCCCGTCCGCCGGCCCAGCAGCAAGGTGGTCGGCACTGCGGGTGGATGGTAGGAACCTACCATCCACCCGGGCCGCGCTCAGGCCGGATGGTCGAGCCGGTCGGGGAGCCGGGCCTCCGCGGCCGAGACGAGCAGGAAGTCGGGCGTGTTCACGGAGAGGCTGAGGTGGCCGGAGAGAGACTGGATCACGCCGAAGTGGTAGCCGTCCGGGGTGCGGGCGTAGGCGGAGCGGGGAAGGTCCTCGTGCTCCTCGACCGGCCAGCCGAGCCCCTGCCAGGCGGCCTTGAACAGGTCGACGTACGGGTCGGTGTCGGTCGGGTCCATGCCGAGCACCCAGTACCTCGCCGACAGGGCGGCGAACACCGGCCCCGGCTCCTCGCCAGGCGGATCGTCCCAGTCGGAACGGGAGAGGTTGGAGCCGAGCGTGGCGGTCGGCAGGCGCGGGTCGCGGATGTCCAGGGCGGTGCCGGGCGGCAGGGAGGCGAGCTGCGCGGTCAGGTGCTCGACCGCCGTGGCCACGGTGATCGCCTGGGTCTTCACGGGCAGTCCTCCGAGAGTCGGCCGTACTCGGTGCTGACGCGGCGGTCCATCGCCAGTGCGAACTGGGCGTCGGCCACGGTGCGGGCCAGCGGGCGGACGCGCTGGATGAGCGCGGTGAGCCGGGCCGCCTCGGCGGCGGGGAGGTCGGGGCGCAGGGTGCCGAGCAGTTCGTCGCGGATCAGCGCGGTGAAGACCTCGGCGACGGCGTCCGCGTGCTCCTGGGCCTTGCGGCTGGCGGCGAGTACGGCGGCGAGCGGCACGCCCTCGGCGATCAGCGAGGTGGTGGCGTCCATCAGCCGGCGGCTGACGTGGGTGATGCCGTCCGGCTCGACGCTGATGTAGCCCTGGGCCACGGACTCGGCGGTGTTGGACTCGGTCAGCTGGTCGCCGAAGGCGGCGGTGAGCTCGGCCCAGGTGAGGTGCACCGGGGTCTCGTCCGACCAGGGCGCGGTGATGGCGGCCTGCAGGCCGATCAGCTCGGCGACGTCCTGCCCGCTCTCGCCGGCGCCGATCAGCTCGGCGATCCCGCCCAGGGTGTGGCCGCGCTCCAGCAGCTCCGAGATCACCCGCAGCCGCTCCAGGTGCTCCGCGCCGTACCAGGCGATCCGGCCCTCCTTGCGGGGCGGTTGGAGCAGTTTGCGCTCCCGGTAGAACCGCAGGGTGCGGGTGGTGATCCCGGCCGCCCGGGCCAGGTCCGCCACCCGGTACTCACGGGCCGGGGCGGTCTCGGCCGCCGTGCTGATCGTCTCCACGCCGCTCAGCATAGGGCCGCCCGGCGGCGGGGGAGGAGGGGTGGGAGGGCGCCCCGGAATCTTCGGTCCGCCTCCTTCCGCCCGGGGCGGGCAGCCGCTACTCTGCCAACCGTGCCAGTGATTACTGGCGCGATCAGACTCTCCGACTGGCGGACAGTCTCGCGGACCCAGGAGGCCGACCCGATGGCATCCAGCTCCAAGCGCAGCA from Kitasatospora sp. MMS16-BH015 encodes:
- a CDS encoding MFS transporter, translated to MPAIGPLARSRWVRLAAGDGPATSAALALDGLLDELSFTAGPAVVGLLVALLGPAVALLPAAALVGVCGALFALHPTAPPARESTQPRSTEPLLSSPYALLLAGTALLGVCFGSVQVGVTATTAALGHPGAAGLIYGFLGCTSALAGIATAALPTRWDLPLRLRVGTGLLLAASLPMLVVGSVGGLTIAVGCLGLAVAPQLITMFGLVERTVPGGRLSEAMAALVSSLTLAQALGTLAAGAFADRYGPTAPFRVTTVAALAALLLTALTATERRYRRREFTPAPVKVTAS
- a CDS encoding MerR family transcriptional regulator, with translation METISTAAETAPAREYRVADLARAAGITTRTLRFYRERKLLQPPRKEGRIAWYGAEHLERLRVISELLERGHTLGGIAELIGAGESGQDVAELIGLQAAITAPWSDETPVHLTWAELTAAFGDQLTESNTAESVAQGYISVEPDGITHVSRRLMDATTSLIAEGVPLAAVLAASRKAQEHADAVAEVFTALIRDELLGTLRPDLPAAEAARLTALIQRVRPLARTVADAQFALAMDRRVSTEYGRLSEDCP